TTCAGGATCTAAAAGGTATTTCAACAACGATTGCATCGACAAACACAATATTGTGAAAGGCATTGGGATCTAAGGCAATAGAAAATCGTTtcccaaaataacaaaaaaaatggcTTAATCTCTTTTTATCACTCCCTTTCCACTGTTTTGGGAAGGCAACAGAAAATGATAAATCAGAGAGTTGAAAACGACGGAATCAAGTTTTGTTCCACTAAAAGTCTCTATACTGCTTTGTTAATTTATTCTTCAGGGAATATTAGAGTTTACTGCAGAATAAGGCCTGCCTTCGATGCAGAAGCGAAAACTGTCGTAGATTTCATTGGAGAAGATGGTTCTTTGGTTGTAATTGATCCACTAAAACCCTGGAAAGATGGGAGAAAAATTTTCGAGTTTAACCGTGTTTTCGGTTCAAGTGCCACTCAGGGTAGGTATTTTGACATGACttctttattcatgttttaattcttttttcttgagccgagggtctattggaaacggcctctctacctcccaaggtaggggtaaggtctgcgtacactgtgGGAGTGCACTAgccactaggtatgttgttgttttgtcATGTACGTAACACTGTGTAATTTTGCAGAAGATGTATTTCAAGACACTAAACCGCTTGTAAGATCAGTGATGGATGGTTACAATGTATGCATTTTTGCTTATGGTCAAACTGGATCTCGAAAAACATATACTATGGTGAGAGCCCTTACGAGGCATACACGAAAACCAATTCCTTATATTTTGATGCCGAAGTTTCATATCTAATATTTCTCTCTTGGCAGTCTGGCCCGGGAGGTGACTCAACAAAGGAATTTGGAATCAATCAATTGGCTCTGAATGATCTATTCCTATTATCTGATGAAAGGAAGGACATCATGAGTTATAAGATCCACGTTC
The Capsicum annuum cultivar UCD-10X-F1 unplaced genomic scaffold, UCD10Xv1.1 ctg53295, whole genome shotgun sequence genome window above contains:
- the LOC124893051 gene encoding kinesin-like protein KIN-14L: MTNTLRWQNLKVLLASTKREFENLQSQLQSDLKQLGDQVLDMANAALGYHKVMKENRTLHNMVQDLKGNIRVYCRIRPAFDAEAKTVVDFIGEDGSLVVIDPLKPWKDGRKIFEFNRVFGSSATQVWPGR